The Pseudomonas extremaustralis genome contains a region encoding:
- a CDS encoding TnsD family Tn7-like transposition protein, producing MSDLLFFPVSMPDEMLHSRVTRYHYLSGNRTAAETYRDLFATKPFCIGGIVPKQIERLAHRLPGQSESNLAELISSNTTFPAYRPFLGVKQGPENNEGPLGYDGVVRVPRREESTHGKAKLCPTCVQEDLIERGSAYWHRSHQIPGVAVCWRHGDALIHACPECSRPFYRKLKLLPNLTEPCACGWSPLNSAAIHKGSKMEQKVALFAHDILQRNIPPIGSTVLSSCYVRQCKKRGFIFGKNAGIAKLFDSIQSAYGDELLAQIDPAYNNGKHEQWIRLKSDKGQLNMPLARHLIIALHLFSSADNFEEALKNESILPSASVSTRVPKGEQSLPNQKTRYRQKIELLLALRTDADVEYLWKKAYKPTQWILENDNAWLMAKLHAPKKPTVTVEKSVDSRDGAYAALIEAGVDELYKVTKDPKRVNIRNLQSLLPGSLPHELDLRKQRFPLTYQQIKIYQESVWHFRLRTLVWTVSELIRMKLPVNYSTVRLTSAVSSKVFLVFSSFFEWDLESLARTGVDAEALLRSTGVSRDWEGPPVSISF from the coding sequence ATGTCTGATCTATTATTTTTTCCCGTGTCGATGCCGGATGAAATGCTGCACTCTCGTGTCACCCGCTATCACTATCTGTCAGGCAATAGAACCGCGGCAGAAACCTACCGCGATTTGTTCGCAACGAAACCCTTTTGCATTGGTGGCATCGTACCCAAGCAGATCGAGAGGCTCGCGCACAGGCTGCCGGGGCAATCGGAGAGCAATCTCGCAGAGCTGATCAGTAGCAATACTACTTTTCCTGCTTACCGGCCGTTTCTTGGGGTTAAGCAGGGGCCGGAGAACAACGAAGGACCGCTGGGTTATGACGGGGTGGTACGGGTGCCCCGCAGAGAAGAGTCCACCCATGGCAAGGCTAAGCTTTGTCCTACCTGCGTTCAGGAAGATTTGATTGAGCGGGGTTCTGCCTACTGGCATCGATCTCACCAGATACCCGGTGTTGCCGTCTGTTGGCGTCATGGCGACGCATTGATCCATGCCTGCCCCGAGTGCTCTCGCCCGTTCTACCGTAAATTGAAACTGCTTCCCAATCTGACTGAGCCATGCGCATGCGGCTGGAGCCCGTTAAACAGCGCAGCAATACACAAGGGTTCAAAGATGGAACAGAAAGTCGCTCTGTTCGCACACGATATCTTGCAACGCAATATTCCTCCGATAGGCAGCACGGTATTGAGTTCGTGCTACGTCCGCCAATGCAAGAAGCGCGGATTCATTTTCGGAAAAAATGCGGGCATTGCGAAACTATTCGACAGCATCCAAAGCGCTTACGGCGATGAACTTTTGGCGCAGATTGATCCAGCCTACAACAACGGAAAGCATGAGCAATGGATCCGGCTCAAATCAGATAAAGGTCAGCTAAATATGCCGCTCGCGCGGCATTTGATCATTGCTCTTCATTTGTTTTCCAGTGCAGATAACTTTGAAGAGGCTCTGAAGAATGAGTCTATCCTGCCGAGTGCCTCTGTTTCTACGCGAGTTCCCAAAGGCGAACAATCGCTTCCTAACCAAAAAACTAGATATCGCCAAAAAATTGAGTTGCTTTTAGCGCTGCGTACCGACGCCGATGTCGAGTACCTCTGGAAGAAGGCGTACAAACCTACGCAATGGATTCTAGAAAATGATAACGCATGGTTAATGGCAAAACTCCATGCACCTAAAAAACCTACAGTTACGGTCGAAAAGTCCGTCGACTCAAGAGACGGCGCCTATGCAGCCCTTATCGAAGCGGGCGTAGATGAGCTGTATAAAGTTACGAAAGATCCGAAGAGAGTGAACATTCGGAATTTGCAATCGCTACTCCCAGGTTCGTTACCTCATGAGCTGGATCTACGCAAGCAGAGGTTCCCCCTTACTTATCAACAGATCAAGATTTATCAGGAGTCAGTATGGCATTTCCGTCTAAGAACTTTGGTGTGGACTGTCTCTGAACTCATCAGGATGAAGCTCCCCGTGAATTACTCGACGGTAAGATTGACCTCAGCGGTATCAAGCAAGGTTTTCCTGGTTTTTTCCAGTTTCTTCGAGTGGGATCTGGAAAGCCTGGCCAGAACAGGGGTCGACGCAGAGGCCTTGCTCAGATCTACCGGCGTATCAAGGGATTGGGAGGGACCACCGGTTTCAATAAGCTTTTGA
- a CDS encoding IS3 family transposase (programmed frameshift) produces MSNPRYPEEFKIQAVNQVTEKKLPVADVAARLGVSSHSLYAWIKRYSKPQAERQQDDDQHAELRRLRAELKRVTEERDNLKKGGRVLCQGVRLKYAFIKQRAGDYSIRRLCLTLKVHPSGYYAWLSEPQSARAKDDQRLLGLIKHSWLESGGVYGYRKIHDDLREVGEDCGRHRVARLMRLEGLRSQTGYRRRPGKYGGKPAVASPNLLKRQFDVVEPNKVWVTDITYIRTYEGWLYLAVVLDLFSRQVVGWSMKSQMTSDLAIDALLMAVWRRKPKQEVMVHSDQGSQYSSSDWRSFLKANNLVASMSRRGNCHDNAVAESFFQLLKRERIKRKIYSTREDARSDVFDYIEMFYNAKRRHGFNNQLSPVEFEKRYAMSLQGV; encoded by the exons ATGAGCAACCCACGTTATCCCGAAGAATTCAAAATCCAAGCGGTCAATCAAGTGACCGAAAAGAAGCTGCCTGTCGCTGATGTGGCGGCGCGTCTTGGCGTGTCGTCGCATAGCCTCTATGCCTGGATAAAGCGCTACAGCAAACCTCAGGCAGAACGGCAGCAAGACGATGATCAGCACGCGGAACTGCGGCGTCTGCGAGCCGAACTCAAGCGGGTCACCGAAGAGCGAGACA ATCTTAAAAAAGGCGGCCGCGTACTTTGCCAAGGAGTGCGGTTGAAGTACGCCTTTATCAAGCAGCGAGCGGGCGACTATTCCATTCGGCGGCTTTGCCTGACGCTGAAAGTCCATCCCAGTGGTTATTACGCTTGGTTGTCTGAGCCGCAATCTGCACGCGCTAAAGACGACCAACGATTGCTGGGTTTGATCAAGCATTCATGGCTGGAGAGCGGCGGTGTTTATGGCTATCGCAAAATTCATGACGATCTGCGCGAGGTCGGTGAGGATTGTGGTCGGCATCGTGTGGCGAGGCTGATGCGTCTTGAAGGTCTGCGCTCTCAGACAGGGTATCGACGCCGCCCTGGCAAGTACGGCGGTAAGCCAGCGGTCGCCTCACCCAATTTGCTGAAGCGCCAGTTCGATGTCGTAGAACCCAACAAAGTTTGGGTCACCGACATCACCTACATTCGCACGTATGAAGGCTGGCTGTATTTGGCGGTCGTGCTGGATCTGTTTTCTCGTCAGGTCGTCGGCTGGTCAATGAAATCGCAGATGACCAGTGATTTGGCCATTGATGCGTTATTGATGGCGGTTTGGAGGCGAAAACCGAAACAGGAGGTGATGGTTCACTCCGACCAGGGCAGCCAGTACAGCAGCTCCGATTGGCGCAGTTTTTTGAAGGCGAACAATTTGGTTGCCAGCATGAGCCGCCGAGGCAATTGTCATGACAACGCCGTGGCTGAGAGCTTTTTCCAGCTTCTAAAGCGGGAACGGATCAAGCGGAAAATCTATTCCACGCGCGAAGATGCTCGTAGTGATGTGTTTGATTACATCGAGATGTTCTACAACGCAAAACGCCGCCATGGTTTCAACAATCAGCTGTCACCGGTAGAGTTTGAAAAGCGTTATGCAATGAGCTTGCAAGGTGTCTAG
- a CDS encoding DUF2790 domain-containing protein, with product MTAMKAFCAASILTLSSLAMAEGGGDRVYGRMMQENQQAMEQYALENGKAIPEVVHYEYGMNLDVQKVISTTQANKTCGVAPSRMTYEDSAGKINTLEYMVMGTNCPHGS from the coding sequence ATGACAGCAATGAAAGCGTTTTGCGCCGCTTCGATTTTGACCTTATCTTCATTAGCCATGGCTGAAGGAGGCGGTGACCGTGTGTATGGTCGGATGATGCAAGAGAACCAACAGGCAATGGAGCAGTACGCCTTAGAAAACGGAAAGGCGATACCTGAAGTTGTTCATTATGAATATGGAATGAACCTTGATGTCCAGAAGGTAATCAGTACCACTCAGGCCAATAAAACCTGCGGCGTAGCCCCTTCGCGCATGACTTATGAAGATTCGGCGGGCAAGATCAACACCTTGGAGTACATGGTCATGGGCACAAACTGCCCGCACGGAAGCTAG
- a CDS encoding TnsA endonuclease N-terminal domain-containing protein, translating into MRGRKFASQQDIERHIANGFGEGAGASYVPWLRVQDVPSIGRSHKIQGVKIERIHHLLSDLERSYFLVCEFSEDVVDIREQYPLLPTERAQAIASAIAVRYPRYPRTTLPYVMTTDFLLTVKDPSGNFKSVARTVKYRSDLIGNRSKRTLEKLEIEKRFWESQGVDWKIVTDEFFTRDLIKNIGLIRRYSKLSRDLMKLPLHSNFIECLVNSREYSWTLATCLRKIASLLSISYIDAQAIFFHLVWTKILKIDLVNTPLHLTGLVPDFEVSASPVQVSLKEKMS; encoded by the coding sequence TTGCGAGGTCGTAAGTTTGCATCACAGCAGGACATTGAACGGCACATTGCAAATGGATTTGGCGAAGGCGCCGGGGCAAGCTACGTGCCTTGGCTGCGGGTACAAGATGTCCCGTCGATAGGTCGTTCGCACAAGATTCAAGGTGTGAAGATCGAGAGAATTCATCACCTACTGTCAGATCTCGAGCGTTCGTACTTCCTTGTGTGTGAATTTTCTGAAGACGTCGTGGATATCCGAGAGCAATACCCTTTACTACCCACAGAGCGTGCGCAAGCGATAGCGTCGGCGATAGCTGTACGCTATCCAAGATACCCTAGAACAACACTGCCTTATGTGATGACAACAGACTTCCTGTTAACTGTTAAAGACCCGAGCGGAAACTTCAAATCGGTAGCTAGGACGGTGAAGTATCGTTCCGATTTAATTGGCAACAGAAGTAAAAGAACGCTTGAGAAACTTGAGATTGAAAAGCGCTTTTGGGAAAGCCAAGGTGTTGATTGGAAAATCGTAACAGACGAGTTTTTTACACGAGATTTGATAAAAAATATTGGACTAATCAGGAGATACTCGAAGCTCTCTCGTGATTTAATGAAACTGCCGTTGCATTCGAATTTTATTGAGTGCCTAGTGAACAGCCGGGAATATTCGTGGACCTTGGCCACCTGTCTAAGAAAAATAGCATCCCTTCTGTCAATTTCCTATATAGACGCTCAAGCAATTTTCTTTCATCTGGTTTGGACCAAGATACTGAAAATAGATTTGGTTAACACTCCTCTCCATCTTACTGGTCTAGTTCCTGACTTCGAAGTTTCCGCGAGCCCTGTCCAAGTATCGTTGAAGGAGAAAATGTCATGA
- a CDS encoding Mu transposase C-terminal domain-containing protein, producing MTVLVNDVFEPVTDLSVISTIARLLYQDETRDLAVVIDLADPPRQPYAVGLEELRRSIASGHTKPAAITTPEFMLVLEEQLDERAKQGRDEKWAVIAPLLDPEYPGQIFVRGELGRLVSRRASELGIQRKTIYRLLYRYWFYGQVRNSLLSNYTAVGVADRKYDPSRPPGRKPKFQGVLTSPSKMLSAVDKRCIRVGYALYVRDKKSSISSAYDEMLRRFYSVRDISKNSEEELRLLPGSELPSLRQFQYWGQIFFDEIETERGRKGLRRWLKDCRPLSGTVRDWLRGPCHQFEIDATIADIYLVNSYSRRMLIGRPVVYIVVDSFSGMIAGLYVGLEGPSWNGARQALFNAFTSKVEFCAQNGVEINADDWNCHHLPHQIYADRGEMLSLAAEGLSSGLGIEMGTAPPYRPDWKPMVESRFGILNDLTGIRWLPGGVAARDKERGERDYRLDATLNLKEFTQILIKCVLHYNGHHRQPERLTQAMMNDGVEPTPNGIWNWACDNDLIESNKRPDELVYLHLLPRERATVQKGGVMFRGMHYVCDMAIEKDWFAKARKGGVWSIECWFDPNSAAHIWIQGEAKQFIRCDLRRSDAGYANYRSDEIFDLLEAYRQKPPTRRRAELESRVQLSDQVHQIISHALAERKLEPAPPTKAEATGNIRENRAEERLRERENAVVPEGVRAEPASLQSELTPKAHDSYAGERTAQVIDLLKRIRPGQAK from the coding sequence ATGACTGTTCTCGTTAATGACGTTTTCGAGCCTGTAACCGATCTGTCGGTCATCTCTACGATAGCCAGGCTCCTTTACCAGGATGAAACGCGTGACTTAGCAGTTGTGATAGATCTAGCTGACCCACCCCGGCAGCCGTACGCGGTTGGTCTGGAGGAGCTGCGTCGCTCGATAGCATCTGGTCACACCAAACCAGCAGCCATCACCACGCCCGAGTTTATGCTTGTGCTTGAGGAACAGTTGGATGAGAGAGCCAAGCAAGGCCGGGACGAAAAGTGGGCCGTTATCGCCCCTCTATTAGATCCTGAATACCCGGGACAAATATTTGTACGAGGTGAGTTAGGCCGGCTTGTTAGCAGACGGGCGTCAGAGCTCGGAATCCAGCGGAAAACGATCTATCGGCTTCTTTACCGATATTGGTTTTATGGTCAAGTTCGCAACTCATTGCTTAGTAATTATACGGCGGTAGGTGTTGCGGATAGAAAATATGATCCAAGTAGGCCACCAGGGCGAAAGCCTAAATTTCAAGGCGTTCTTACTTCGCCTTCCAAGATGCTTAGTGCGGTTGATAAACGATGCATCCGTGTTGGGTATGCTCTATATGTAAGAGATAAGAAATCTTCTATTTCGAGCGCATATGACGAAATGTTGAGACGATTCTACTCAGTTCGAGACATCTCTAAAAACAGTGAAGAAGAGCTTCGTTTGTTGCCTGGTTCAGAACTCCCCAGCTTGAGGCAGTTCCAATATTGGGGACAGATTTTTTTCGACGAGATTGAAACCGAGCGTGGCCGTAAAGGATTGAGGAGATGGTTAAAAGACTGCCGTCCGCTTTCAGGTACCGTTCGCGATTGGCTGCGTGGACCCTGTCATCAGTTCGAGATCGACGCGACTATTGCCGATATTTATTTGGTCAACAGCTACTCCAGGCGGATGCTCATTGGCCGGCCCGTAGTTTATATCGTTGTGGATAGCTTCTCCGGAATGATTGCTGGTCTCTATGTAGGATTGGAGGGCCCTAGTTGGAATGGGGCCAGGCAAGCGCTGTTCAACGCATTTACCTCCAAAGTCGAGTTCTGCGCTCAGAACGGCGTCGAAATCAATGCAGATGATTGGAATTGTCACCACCTGCCCCACCAGATTTACGCCGACCGAGGAGAGATGCTGTCACTCGCAGCAGAGGGGCTATCGTCAGGATTGGGAATTGAGATGGGCACTGCTCCGCCTTATCGGCCGGATTGGAAGCCTATGGTGGAAAGTCGGTTTGGCATTTTGAATGATTTGACGGGTATCAGATGGCTACCTGGCGGGGTAGCAGCGCGAGACAAAGAGCGAGGCGAGCGAGACTACCGGCTCGATGCCACGCTGAATCTCAAAGAGTTCACCCAAATCCTCATCAAGTGCGTACTCCACTATAACGGGCACCATCGACAGCCTGAACGACTGACTCAGGCGATGATGAATGACGGCGTTGAACCTACACCCAACGGGATATGGAATTGGGCCTGCGACAACGACCTGATCGAATCCAACAAACGTCCTGACGAGCTGGTTTACCTCCATCTCTTGCCTCGCGAGCGCGCGACCGTTCAAAAGGGCGGGGTGATGTTTCGCGGCATGCACTACGTGTGTGATATGGCCATAGAGAAAGATTGGTTTGCCAAGGCTCGCAAAGGGGGCGTTTGGTCAATAGAGTGTTGGTTCGATCCGAACTCTGCGGCACACATTTGGATTCAGGGAGAGGCCAAGCAGTTTATCCGTTGTGATCTTCGACGATCGGATGCCGGTTACGCGAATTACCGCTCGGACGAGATTTTTGATCTGCTCGAAGCCTATCGCCAAAAACCGCCTACTCGCCGGCGAGCCGAGCTGGAAAGCCGTGTGCAGCTTAGCGATCAGGTCCACCAGATCATCAGTCATGCACTCGCAGAACGAAAACTGGAACCTGCTCCGCCCACCAAGGCAGAGGCCACTGGAAACATCCGCGAGAACCGCGCAGAAGAACGTCTCCGTGAGCGTGAAAATGCTGTTGTTCCTGAAGGCGTTAGGGCGGAGCCAGCTTCACTTCAATCTGAATTGACACCGAAAGCGCATGATTCATATGCCGGCGAGCGCACTGCGCAGGTTATCGATTTGCTCAAAAGAATTCGGCCAGGACAGGCAAAATGA
- a CDS encoding OprD family porin: MNNKSFYSLSLIALGMSMGQVAVGVEQKPEGFIEGSTFSILNRNLYFNRDYRKGQSSPTGNGYSAEWAHGIIGRFESGFTQGAVGFGIDAFAMEGLKLDSGDGRSGARSSVDVLPHNSKGQPEDSYSKVGGAAKVRFLDTVVKVGDVFPSTPVVAYGDSRLLPESFRGATFTNTSIKDLTLQGGRLHAMSQPNSSGMRDGFSTFYAGAVDAPWIAYLGGDYTVNEHVGVSLYTSQFKDVWNQYYAGTTLSYPLSDSVSLIGGFNYYRAVDEGKKLLGSFDNNIWSGKTGVKFGAHTVTVGYQRNNGNDDFDYLRQSDSIFLDNSIQYSDFNSPKEQSLQLRYDLDMQAFGIPGLSFMTRYAKGWDADYSNANSVYMRRGADGAPLQDQKRWERDIEAKYVIQSGSLKDMSLRVRQATTRATDFESDLDEVRLIVEYPLQLL; encoded by the coding sequence ATGAACAATAAAAGCTTTTACAGTCTTTCTCTCATTGCCCTTGGCATGAGCATGGGGCAAGTTGCAGTGGGCGTTGAACAAAAGCCTGAAGGGTTCATTGAGGGGAGCACCTTTAGTATTCTCAATCGAAATCTTTATTTCAATCGAGATTATCGAAAAGGCCAGTCAAGTCCTACGGGCAATGGCTACTCAGCAGAGTGGGCTCATGGCATTATCGGTCGTTTTGAGTCTGGTTTTACACAAGGCGCCGTCGGGTTCGGCATCGATGCGTTTGCAATGGAAGGCCTCAAGCTTGACTCAGGCGATGGTCGCTCGGGAGCTCGAAGTTCAGTCGATGTCTTGCCGCACAACAGTAAAGGCCAACCTGAAGACTCCTATTCAAAAGTAGGCGGCGCCGCAAAGGTCCGTTTCCTGGATACAGTCGTCAAGGTAGGGGATGTCTTTCCGTCGACTCCTGTCGTGGCGTATGGGGATTCCCGACTCCTCCCGGAAAGTTTCCGTGGTGCAACGTTTACCAACACCAGCATCAAAGACCTGACCCTTCAGGGTGGTCGGCTGCATGCGATGAGCCAACCCAACTCCAGTGGCATGCGTGATGGCTTTTCGACTTTCTACGCCGGGGCGGTTGATGCTCCGTGGATTGCTTATCTAGGGGGCGATTACACCGTCAATGAGCACGTAGGTGTAAGTCTTTACACCAGCCAATTCAAGGATGTTTGGAACCAGTATTACGCGGGCACCACATTGAGCTATCCACTCTCAGACAGCGTATCGCTGATCGGTGGCTTTAATTATTACCGAGCCGTTGATGAGGGAAAAAAACTTCTGGGGAGCTTCGATAACAACATCTGGAGCGGCAAGACCGGGGTCAAATTCGGAGCTCATACGGTGACCGTCGGGTATCAGCGTAACAATGGCAACGACGACTTTGACTACCTACGTCAATCAGATTCGATTTTCTTGGATAACTCTATTCAGTACAGCGACTTCAACTCCCCGAAAGAGCAATCTTTGCAGCTACGCTATGATCTAGATATGCAGGCTTTCGGCATCCCCGGTCTTAGCTTCATGACTCGTTACGCGAAGGGTTGGGACGCGGACTATTCCAACGCGAACAGCGTGTACATGCGTCGCGGAGCGGATGGTGCCCCATTACAGGACCAAAAGCGTTGGGAGCGAGACATTGAGGCTAAGTACGTCATCCAGTCAGGTTCTCTGAAGGATATGTCTTTGCGTGTTCGCCAGGCAACGACACGAGCCACCGATTTCGAATCTGATTTGGACGAGGTCCGACTGATTGTCGAATATCCACTGCAACTCCTTTAA
- a CDS encoding nucleotidyltransferase family protein, protein MNIETMSAAVAKWASSEPLIRKAYLFGSRVRGAHKPDSDLDVAVEIFTLQGDSSPFTTWTCEAQRLKASIAGVVPVIIDLDWYGGEVETPRIHQALEQSSVVVYKVENSTSTIPTN, encoded by the coding sequence ATGAACATTGAGACTATGTCAGCAGCCGTCGCGAAATGGGCCAGCTCCGAGCCGCTAATTCGAAAGGCGTATCTCTTTGGCAGCCGAGTTCGTGGCGCGCATAAGCCAGACAGCGATCTGGATGTTGCGGTCGAGATTTTCACCTTGCAGGGCGATAGCAGTCCATTTACTACCTGGACCTGTGAAGCGCAGCGCCTCAAGGCCTCGATAGCCGGAGTTGTTCCTGTGATCATCGATCTTGATTGGTATGGAGGTGAGGTAGAGACGCCCCGCATCCATCAGGCTTTAGAGCAGTCAAGTGTCGTGGTCTATAAGGTTGAAAATTCCACCTCAACCATCCCGACCAACTGA
- a CDS encoding DUF7673 family protein, translating into MATGVTSEFAIHAQTILQQPPLQAFVLHLWNAQKYPFDIGSQLRAMDARNYNFMLTLLSAFRRNGPDDRSFQDLAQKLAESR; encoded by the coding sequence ATGGCCACCGGGGTTACCAGTGAGTTTGCTATTCATGCCCAGACAATCTTGCAGCAACCGCCACTGCAAGCGTTCGTATTGCACCTTTGGAACGCCCAAAAATATCCATTCGACATAGGCTCTCAGCTACGTGCGATGGATGCCAGAAATTACAATTTTATGCTGACGTTGCTTTCTGCGTTCAGACGTAATGGACCAGATGATCGATCGTTCCAGGACCTAGCTCAAAAATTGGCCGAAAGTCGATAG
- a CDS encoding ATP-binding protein, which produces MKGAQTFANYVRQDISEYAGNPLIEALPPILSEAAAVELISNFPQPVDPKELTLEGATRIHCIDRLRTVVQPFLLHLELEALFSLLIRRGYVGRNPMSPATVRHLHSLSGAQRYHDAFKSTAETFTVVGLSGIGKSTALHAILSLYPQTIRHERYEGKQFVHTQITWLKLDCPRDGSLAGFCQQFFYAVGDALGDKDYHKRYRHRNINDALQQMEQVASTFFIGALLIDELQNLHLAKTGGKESMLNFFLHLVNNIGIPVVFSGTNSTISLFSEAMRTARRVCGAGTLEFKRFEKDDEEWRLLVENLWSYQWCKQIAELTDEIFDTLYEHTQGVTDFLVKLLVLSQRYAVQSGSECLTAEILVKVSNSKMQILKPALSALRSRDPKRMRQFDDLLPIEDQLSEMMVFDGLAREDRLALLRSVVSREKPADPSPSILAKDHPSPIATAVENSEAKALSEHDAPLEALRASGWLNVNRPGFRRHLHALN; this is translated from the coding sequence ATGAAAGGTGCACAGACGTTTGCCAATTACGTCAGACAGGACATTAGTGAGTATGCGGGTAACCCGCTTATCGAAGCTTTGCCTCCGATATTGTCGGAGGCGGCGGCTGTTGAGCTGATCTCGAATTTTCCTCAGCCGGTGGATCCGAAAGAGCTGACGCTCGAAGGAGCCACTCGAATTCACTGTATCGACCGGCTAAGAACCGTGGTACAGCCGTTTTTGCTACATCTGGAACTGGAGGCCCTGTTCTCACTGCTCATTCGTCGAGGGTATGTTGGGCGTAACCCGATGTCGCCCGCTACCGTCCGGCATTTGCATTCTTTATCTGGGGCTCAGCGTTACCACGATGCGTTCAAGTCCACTGCAGAAACGTTTACCGTCGTTGGCCTGAGCGGCATTGGCAAGTCAACGGCACTCCACGCCATTTTGAGCCTTTATCCACAGACAATCCGTCATGAGCGCTATGAAGGAAAGCAGTTTGTTCATACCCAAATCACATGGCTGAAGCTTGACTGCCCTCGGGATGGATCGCTGGCTGGATTTTGTCAGCAGTTTTTTTATGCGGTGGGTGACGCTCTGGGAGACAAGGACTACCACAAGCGCTACAGGCATCGAAACATCAATGATGCGCTGCAACAAATGGAGCAGGTGGCCAGCACATTTTTCATCGGCGCCTTATTGATCGACGAGCTGCAAAACCTCCACCTGGCGAAAACCGGTGGTAAGGAGAGCATGCTGAATTTTTTTCTGCATTTGGTAAATAACATTGGGATCCCGGTCGTTTTCAGTGGCACGAATTCGACGATTAGCCTGTTCTCAGAAGCCATGCGGACTGCCCGCCGAGTCTGTGGTGCCGGCACGCTCGAATTCAAACGATTCGAAAAGGATGATGAGGAGTGGCGGTTGTTGGTCGAAAATCTCTGGAGCTATCAGTGGTGCAAGCAGATTGCTGAGCTGACCGACGAGATTTTTGACACGCTGTATGAGCACACTCAAGGCGTCACAGATTTCTTGGTCAAGCTGCTGGTATTGAGTCAGCGTTATGCGGTCCAGAGTGGCTCGGAGTGTTTGACTGCTGAGATCCTGGTGAAGGTAAGCAACTCAAAAATGCAGATTCTAAAGCCAGCCCTTTCAGCTCTGCGTAGCCGAGATCCGAAGCGGATGCGACAGTTCGACGATTTGCTGCCGATCGAGGATCAGCTGAGCGAAATGATGGTCTTCGATGGTTTGGCACGAGAGGATCGCCTTGCCTTGCTTCGAAGCGTTGTATCCCGTGAGAAGCCGGCAGACCCATCTCCAAGCATTCTTGCGAAAGACCACCCATCGCCGATTGCTACTGCTGTGGAAAACTCAGAGGCTAAAGCGCTTAGCGAACATGACGCTCCTCTCGAAGCTCTGCGCGCTTCGGGCTGGCTCAACGTGAATCGCCCCGGGTTTCGTAGACACCTCCATGCCTTAAACTGA